One window of the Aquila chrysaetos chrysaetos chromosome 8, bAquChr1.4, whole genome shotgun sequence genome contains the following:
- the C1D gene encoding nuclear nucleic acid-binding protein C1D, producing MEMSEDDINMEEYPTEIHDYLAAFEKSLGSVDEMLKTMMSVSRSELLQKLEPLEQAKLDLVSVYTLNSMFWVYLATQGINPKEHPVKQELERIRTYMNKVKEIADKKKASKLDKGAASRFVRNALWEPNAENEHTSKTPAKGKKRKMD from the exons ATGGAAATGTCAGAAGATGATATTAACATGGAAGAATACCCCACTGAAATTCATGATTATCttgcagcatttgaaaaatctcTTGGTTCTGTAGATGAGATGCTGAAGACAATGATGTCAGTTTCCAGGAGCGAGCTTCTCCAAAAG TTAGAGCCTCTTGAGCAAGCAAAGCTGGATTTGGTTTCGGTGTACACGTTAAATTCAATGTTCTGGG taTACTTGGCTACTCAGGGAATCAATCCAAAGGAACATCCAGTGAAACAAGAACTG GAGAGAATAAGAACATACATGAACAAGGTCAAAGAAATAGCAGACAAGAAAAAGGCATCCAAACTCGATAAAGGAGCTGCTTCTAGATTTGTAAGAAATGCACTCTGGGAAccaaatgctgaaaatgaacATACTTCCAAAACTCCggctaaaggaaaaaagagaaagatggacTAA